In a single window of the Campylobacter iguaniorum genome:
- a CDS encoding ABC transporter permease yields the protein MFFRIIKSSILRSNDSKILAFLTIFLSVTLIACMLNITLNIGDKVASELRSYGSNIVVLPKSRNLSIEIGGKEFLPLKNDDYLLESDLHRIKEIFWRNNITAFAPFLSLNLSGYDILGTYFDKVAGVSDEPDFRSGVVSLYPFWVVDGRYPDDDSMDAVLAGVELGLKLGDVINLGDKNVKVVGILHSSENESKKIITSLKLAQALANKPNLIDKAEVAAMTIPENDLSVKARRDLESLDAVAYDKWYCSAYVSSIAYQISEEYPNAAAKAVLSVSEAQSGITKKIQSLMGIASLLSLVVSSICITSLMSSQMYRRKKEIGLLKALGAGNFIIYMQFVAEIFVVCVVAALLGCVLGYALSFALSYQIFGSFVGMSFMVLPLSVVFGFLICIIGSILPLKSVINSLPAEVLYGRK from the coding sequence ATGTTTTTTCGTATTATAAAATCATCGATTTTACGCTCAAATGACAGCAAGATTTTAGCATTTCTCACGATATTTTTATCCGTGACTTTGATAGCTTGCATGCTAAATATCACTCTAAATATAGGCGATAAGGTAGCAAGCGAGCTAAGGAGTTATGGCTCAAACATAGTTGTCTTGCCAAAATCAAGAAATCTAAGCATAGAGATCGGTGGCAAGGAGTTTTTGCCACTAAAAAATGATGATTATTTGCTAGAAAGCGACTTGCATAGGATAAAAGAGATTTTTTGGCGAAACAATATCACGGCATTTGCGCCGTTTTTGAGCCTAAATTTGAGTGGTTATGATATTTTGGGGACGTATTTTGACAAGGTTGCTGGAGTGAGCGATGAGCCTGATTTTAGGAGTGGAGTTGTTAGCTTATATCCGTTTTGGGTCGTTGATGGCAGGTATCCAGATGATGATAGCATGGACGCTGTGCTAGCCGGAGTTGAGCTTGGGCTTAAGCTTGGAGACGTTATAAATTTGGGCGACAAAAATGTAAAAGTAGTAGGCATTCTTCATTCAAGCGAGAATGAGAGCAAAAAGATAATAACAAGTCTAAAACTAGCTCAAGCTTTAGCAAACAAGCCAAATTTAATAGACAAAGCAGAGGTCGCTGCGATGACAATCCCAGAAAACGACTTGTCAGTAAAAGCAAGGCGGGATTTGGAGAGTTTGGACGCCGTGGCTTATGATAAATGGTACTGCTCTGCTTATGTCAGCTCAATCGCTTATCAGATTAGCGAAGAGTATCCAAACGCAGCGGCAAAGGCGGTGCTAAGCGTGAGCGAAGCACAAAGTGGAATAACCAAAAAAATCCAAAGTCTAATGGGAATAGCTAGTTTGCTTTCTCTTGTAGTCTCAAGTATCTGCATAACAAGTCTTATGAGCTCACAAATGTATAGACGCAAAAAAGAAATAGGACTGCTAAAGGCTTTAGGAGCTGGAAATTTCATCATTTATATGCAGTTTGTAGCTGAGATTTTCGTAGTTTGCGTGGTGGCTGCTTTGCTTGGCTGCGTTTTGGGATATGCTCTAAGCTTTGCTTTAAGCTATCAGATATTTGGAAGTTTTGTAGGTATGAGCTTTATGGTGCTACCTTTAAGCGTAGTTTTTGGCTTTTTGATATGTATAATCGGCTCAATCTTGCCACTAAAAAGCGTGATAAACTCACTCCCAGCAGAGGTGTTATATGGTAGAAAATAA
- a CDS encoding ABC transporter permease → MVENKIFFIKAVLKSILSSKSASLVMFASILFGAAISSAFINLYTDIDKKVSSELNSYGANVVISPVNLENGYINENELDQILSKVKNLKASNKYLFGVANLGVSNAVVMGVEFANLKKIMPYLDLKSGEFVTGGDKFALIGVELAKQIGAKTGDIIEILANNEVHKVRIKGVVYDGQKEDNLLIISLSLAGEIFGKSGLISYANAIINGDHESILDELNLINSKDIKFEIIGKISKAQGVILDKIKLLMLLIGLTILLITSVGINTTLSSILFSRIKEFALIRSLGASKQSLLKLILSEVFVVCVSGAILGALFGYILAIFLGHIIFFSGVDFSIYSLVLAVIISLVFALGASFYPIKKSLNQNIANLLRE, encoded by the coding sequence ATGGTAGAAAATAAGATATTTTTCATAAAAGCAGTTTTAAAAAGCATACTAAGCTCCAAAAGTGCGAGCCTTGTAATGTTCGCTTCTATTTTATTTGGTGCGGCGATAAGCTCAGCTTTTATAAATTTATACACAGACATTGATAAAAAGGTAAGTAGCGAGCTAAATAGCTATGGCGCGAATGTAGTAATAAGCCCAGTTAATTTAGAAAATGGCTACATAAATGAAAATGAGCTAGATCAAATTCTAAGCAAGGTAAAAAATCTAAAAGCGTCAAACAAATATCTTTTTGGTGTGGCAAATTTAGGCGTAAGCAACGCAGTTGTAATGGGCGTGGAGTTTGCAAATCTCAAAAAAATAATGCCTTATCTTGATCTAAAAAGTGGTGAGTTTGTCACTGGCGGGGACAAATTTGCTCTCATTGGCGTAGAACTTGCTAAGCAAATAGGTGCTAAAACTGGCGATATAATCGAAATCTTAGCCAATAATGAAGTCCACAAAGTACGCATAAAAGGCGTGGTTTATGATGGGCAAAAAGAGGATAATCTGCTTATAATTTCTTTAAGCTTGGCTGGAGAGATATTTGGCAAAAGTGGTCTAATAAGCTATGCAAACGCCATAATTAACGGCGATCATGAGAGCATTTTGGACGAGTTAAATTTGATAAATAGCAAAGATATTAAATTCGAAATCATAGGCAAAATCTCAAAAGCTCAAGGCGTGATTTTAGACAAAATCAAGCTTTTAATGTTGCTTATTGGCTTAACAATTTTGCTTATAACTTCAGTCGGGATAAACACCACCTTATCTTCTATACTTTTTTCACGGATAAAAGAGTTTGCTCTTATTCGCTCACTAGGAGCTAGCAAGCAATCCTTGCTTAAACTCATACTTAGCGAGGTTTTTGTAGTGTGCGTGAGTGGGGCGATTTTAGGGGCGTTATTTGGATACATTCTTGCTATATTTTTAGGGCATATTATATTTTTTAGTGGAGTGGATTTTAGTATTTATAGTCTTGTTTTGGCTGTTATTATCAGCCTTGTTTTTGCTTTGGGGGCTAGTTTTTATCCGATCAAAAAGTCGTTAAATCAAAATATAGCCAATCTTTTAAGGGAATAA
- a CDS encoding ABC transporter ATP-binding protein, with translation MEVLNLNQISKYFGDVRALDDINLSVLKGEWVSIMGPSGSGKSTLVNILSLMDNPTSGEYRLAGELANSLSDEQILEFRRNKIGLVFQQFHLVPYLSALENVMISQFYHSSVDESSAKAMLAKMGLSHRLNHRPSQLSGGEQQRVCIARALINDPDIIIADEPTGNLDEANEKVVLEAFKQLKNEGKTLLLITHNEELGRYADKVVYLKHGKLDRIEQLR, from the coding sequence ATGGAAGTGTTAAATTTAAATCAAATTTCAAAATATTTTGGAGATGTAAGGGCATTAGATGACATCAATCTAAGCGTTTTAAAAGGCGAGTGGGTCAGCATAATGGGGCCAAGTGGAAGTGGCAAAAGCACATTAGTCAATATCCTAAGCCTTATGGATAATCCAACTAGTGGCGAGTATAGGCTTGCTGGTGAGCTTGCAAACTCACTAAGCGATGAGCAGATTTTGGAGTTTAGACGCAATAAAATAGGGCTTGTTTTTCAGCAGTTTCACCTTGTGCCATATTTGAGTGCGCTAGAAAACGTGATGATAAGCCAGTTTTATCACAGCAGCGTAGATGAAAGCAGTGCAAAGGCAATGTTAGCTAAAATGGGGCTTAGCCACCGCTTAAACCATAGACCAAGTCAGCTTAGCGGTGGAGAGCAGCAAAGAGTTTGCATCGCAAGAGCACTCATAAATGACCCTGATATCATCATCGCAGATGAACCTACTGGAAACTTAGATGAAGCAAACGAAAAGGTGGTTTTAGAAGCCTTTAAACAGTTAAAAAACGAAGGCAAAACCTTGCTTCTCATCACTCACAATGAAGAGCTAGGAAGATACGCTGATAAAGTCGTATATCTAAAACATGGCAAACTTGATAGAATCGAGCAATTAAGATGA
- a CDS encoding TlpA family protein disulfide reductase: MKNLIILAIFGLFLASCGDGSRHHMSLNDKNGFDTTYNVEQKELKISGWDKPYMLFFFSTMCGACESQVPIINELIKEYGENIKVYGIMGDTKGFDSDIFVLKEKNINFPTTSVPKSVSYLSSVVGGVMGTPVTYVFDKNGRATKQFLGLYPKSAFDSEIKRLLD; the protein is encoded by the coding sequence ATGAAAAATTTAATAATTTTGGCTATTTTTGGGCTTTTTTTGGCTAGTTGTGGGGACGGCTCAAGACACCATATGAGCTTAAATGACAAAAACGGCTTTGACACGACATATAATGTGGAACAAAAAGAGCTTAAAATATCTGGCTGGGACAAGCCATATATGTTATTTTTCTTCTCTACCATGTGTGGGGCTTGTGAGAGTCAAGTGCCTATCATAAACGAACTCATCAAAGAGTATGGTGAAAATATAAAAGTATATGGCATCATGGGCGATACAAAGGGCTTTGATAGCGATATTTTTGTGTTAAAAGAAAAAAATATAAACTTCCCCACTACTTCAGTGCCAAAATCAGTAAGCTATCTCTCAAGCGTGGTAGGCGGAGTTATGGGGACGCCTGTGACTTATGTCTTTGATAAAAATGGCAGGGCAACTAAGCAGTTTTTAGGGCTTTATCCAAAGTCAGCTTTTGATAGCGAAATAAAGCGCCTTTTAGACTGA
- a CDS encoding agmatine deiminase family protein — MIKTYAEWDEQELLLLSIPHAKTDWNPYLQEILGSYEELVKAVSKYQKVLLIAPNSGDFERFAKFDNVEFLQIETNDTWIRDYGAIDVRSGDKTISYDFKFNAWGGKFESELDNALNKKLFATLKGELKQIELILEGGSIEFNGNGVMLTTSECLLNDNRNNLSKFELENHLKELFGLEKIIWLNHGFIRGDDTDSHVDTLARFIAPDTIAYAACDDESDEHYGELNLMKKELESSGFKLVALPLPKPVMFEGRRLGATYCNFIFVNGALIVPIYGDEKADELALNALQNALPNLKIIGVDSRVFIRQNGSLHCSSQNRFKGLR; from the coding sequence ATGATAAAAACTTACGCCGAATGGGATGAGCAAGAGCTTTTGCTTCTTAGTATTCCGCACGCTAAAACTGACTGGAATCCATATTTGCAAGAGATTTTAGGTAGCTATGAAGAGCTTGTAAAGGCTGTCAGTAAATACCAAAAAGTGCTTTTAATAGCGCCAAATTCAGGCGATTTTGAGAGATTTGCTAAATTTGACAATGTAGAGTTTTTGCAGATTGAGACAAACGATACTTGGATCAGGGATTATGGTGCGATCGATGTAAGAAGCGGCGATAAAACCATAAGCTATGATTTTAAATTTAACGCTTGGGGCGGGAAGTTTGAGAGTGAGCTAGATAACGCACTAAATAAGAAACTTTTTGCCACCTTAAAAGGCGAACTAAAGCAAATAGAGCTAATCTTAGAAGGCGGAAGCATAGAGTTTAATGGCAATGGCGTAATGCTTACTACAAGCGAATGCCTACTAAATGATAACCGAAATAACCTGAGTAAATTTGAGCTAGAAAACCACCTAAAAGAGCTGTTTGGGCTAGAAAAAATCATCTGGCTAAATCATGGCTTCATCAGAGGCGATGACACAGATAGCCACGTCGATACTTTGGCTAGATTTATCGCTCCTGACACCATAGCTTACGCAGCTTGCGATGATGAGAGCGACGAGCATTACGGTGAGCTAAATTTGATGAAAAAAGAGCTTGAGAGCAGTGGATTTAAGCTTGTAGCTTTGCCACTTCCAAAGCCTGTGATGTTTGAAGGCAGAAGGCTTGGAGCGACGTATTGTAATTTTATCTTTGTAAATGGAGCTCTCATCGTGCCAATTTACGGCGATGAAAAGGCTGATGAGCTTGCGCTAAACGCACTCCAAAACGCACTACCAAATTTAAAAATAATTGGCGTGGATAGCAGGGTTTTTATCCGCCAAAACGGCTCTTTGCACTGTTCTAGCCAAAATAGATTTAAGGGGCTCAGATGA
- a CDS encoding cation diffusion facilitator family transporter — MSFHPPVIAGSVAVVLAIIKFSVGLASGSMAVLSSAIDSLLDCLVSALNYFAMKKSSANPNAKFNFGYGKLEALVALFEGAFIVGIGIFICYSSVEKIINPKQSIDVGAGFIVMIISLVMTGLLVLYLKSVYTKTGNLIVKADALHYQTDLITNAAILAALFAIWLSGYEIIDALFGIGISIYIVFSAISLVREGVYILLDGSLELDKVEEIIEIINSKPDIKSYHYLKTRKSGDKSYFSVHLVFDPDISLSLAHKIGDEIEDDIKAKFNNTKWVFDTHFDIEDDRDKEEI, encoded by the coding sequence ATGAGTTTTCACCCACCAGTTATCGCAGGAAGCGTAGCAGTAGTCTTAGCCATAATCAAATTTAGCGTAGGCTTAGCCAGTGGCTCCATGGCAGTCCTTAGCTCCGCCATTGACTCTTTGCTAGATTGTTTGGTCTCAGCTCTGAATTACTTTGCGATGAAAAAATCCAGCGCCAACCCAAACGCTAAATTTAACTTCGGCTATGGTAAGCTTGAGGCCTTAGTTGCTTTGTTTGAGGGTGCTTTTATCGTTGGTATTGGTATTTTTATTTGTTATAGTAGTGTGGAAAAGATCATAAATCCAAAGCAAAGCATAGATGTGGGAGCTGGATTTATCGTGATGATAATCTCGCTTGTGATGACTGGACTTCTAGTATTGTACCTTAAATCAGTTTATACTAAAACTGGTAATCTCATAGTTAAAGCCGACGCTCTTCACTACCAAACAGACTTGATCACAAACGCCGCTATTTTGGCTGCACTTTTTGCGATTTGGCTTAGTGGATATGAGATTATCGACGCGCTTTTTGGGATTGGGATAAGCATTTATATCGTTTTTAGTGCCATTAGCCTTGTGAGAGAGGGCGTCTATATCTTGCTAGATGGCTCACTTGAGCTTGACAAAGTAGAAGAGATAATAGAGATTATAAATAGCAAACCAGATATAAAAAGCTACCATTATTTAAAAACTAGAAAAAGTGGAGATAAGAGTTATTTTAGCGTTCATTTGGTCTTTGATCCAGATATTTCACTTAGCTTAGCTCACAAGATAGGCGATGAGATAGAAGATGACATAAAGGCTAAATTTAATAACACAAAATGGGTTTTTGATACGCATTTTGATATCGAAGATGACAGGGATAAGGAAGAGATATGA
- a CDS encoding carbon-nitrogen hydrolase, which yields MKTALIAHKFYGSKEETIRQTTKRIEDAAKNGADLVVLQELHQGSYFCQDENVDTFELASDYESDVAYWSEVAREFKVVLVTSLFERRCSGLYHNTAVVFDNDGGVAGKYRKMHIPDDPNFYEKFYFTPGDLGFEPISTSVGKLGVLVCWDQWYPEAARLMALKGAEVLIYPTAIGWFDGDSEDEKSRQLEAWVAVQRGHAVANGLPVITVNRVGLEEAPNGNGSIRFWGNSFVFGPQGEELFRANCTDELSSIVEIDLKRCEQVRRWWPFLRDRRIDAYDGLLKRFID from the coding sequence ATGAAAACAGCACTCATCGCACATAAATTTTATGGCTCCAAAGAAGAGACAATCAGACAAACCACCAAACGCATAGAAGACGCTGCTAAAAATGGAGCTGATTTGGTTGTTTTGCAAGAGCTTCATCAAGGCTCTTACTTTTGCCAAGATGAAAACGTAGATACATTTGAGCTAGCAAGCGACTATGAAAGCGACGTGGCGTACTGGAGCGAAGTAGCAAGAGAGTTTAAAGTAGTGCTTGTGACTTCACTTTTTGAGCGTCGCTGCTCTGGGCTTTATCACAACACAGCAGTTGTCTTTGATAATGACGGCGGGGTAGCTGGCAAATACCGCAAAATGCATATTCCAGATGACCCAAATTTCTATGAAAAGTTCTATTTCACTCCTGGAGATTTAGGCTTTGAGCCAATTAGCACAAGCGTGGGCAAGCTTGGGGTTTTGGTGTGCTGGGATCAGTGGTATCCTGAGGCTGCTAGACTTATGGCATTAAAGGGTGCTGAGGTGCTGATATATCCTACTGCTATAGGCTGGTTTGACGGTGACAGCGAAGATGAAAAATCTCGCCAGCTTGAAGCTTGGGTCGCAGTCCAAAGGGGTCACGCAGTAGCAAATGGTCTGCCAGTCATCACAGTAAACCGCGTAGGACTTGAAGAAGCGCCAAATGGCAATGGCTCTATAAGATTTTGGGGCAATAGCTTTGTTTTTGGTCCTCAAGGCGAAGAGCTTTTTAGAGCAAATTGCACTGATGAGCTATCAAGCATTGTCGAGATTGATCTTAAACGCTGTGAGCAAGTGCGTAGGTGGTGGCCGTTTTTACGCGATCGCCGCATTGATGCATATGATGGGCTTTTGAAGAGATTTATAGATTAA
- the gltS gene encoding sodium/glutamate symporter: MQTIEVDFYGTLVVMVLVLLLGIFIIKRVKFLQDYNIPEPVVGGIIAAIFFLCLYSFGGITLKFDGSLKDPLMLAFFSSIGLLADFASLKKGGKKLVIFLFVISGLLVLQNVVGISVALGLGENPLIGLLGGSVTMSGGHGTGAAWAGEFIKEPYGFSAAYEVAMASATFGLIAGGIIGGPVARYLINKNSLKTPDSNDNDISSLGEYETPHKEKLITQKSFIESLALLAFCLLIGNLVAGLMKSANIGFTLPTFVYCLFTGVILRNVLSSLKIYQVFDREVSVLGNVSLSLFLAFALMTINLWQLVSLALPIFTILVCQVALMAAYAIFVTFRFCGRDYDAAVLAAGHCGFGLGATPTAMVNMQTVTNHYGMSHMAFIIVPLCGAFFIDIVNALVINGFLSFLG; encoded by the coding sequence ATGCAAACCATAGAAGTAGATTTTTACGGCACTTTAGTCGTAATGGTTCTTGTTTTGTTGCTTGGTATTTTCATCATCAAGCGAGTCAAATTTTTACAAGATTACAATATCCCAGAACCAGTCGTCGGCGGTATCATTGCGGCGATTTTCTTTTTGTGTCTATATAGTTTTGGCGGTATCACGCTTAAATTTGATGGCTCACTAAAAGATCCGCTTATGCTAGCGTTTTTCTCGAGCATTGGGCTTTTGGCTGATTTTGCTTCGCTTAAAAAAGGCGGCAAAAAGCTAGTTATATTTTTGTTTGTCATAAGCGGACTTTTGGTCTTGCAAAATGTAGTTGGTATCAGCGTGGCTCTTGGGCTTGGCGAGAATCCTCTTATAGGATTGCTTGGAGGATCTGTCACTATGAGTGGCGGGCACGGCACTGGAGCAGCTTGGGCTGGGGAGTTTATCAAAGAGCCTTATGGATTTAGCGCTGCTTATGAGGTAGCTATGGCGAGCGCGACATTTGGTCTTATTGCTGGAGGTATCATAGGCGGACCAGTTGCAAGATATCTTATCAACAAAAATAGTCTCAAAACTCCAGATTCAAACGACAACGACATATCATCTCTAGGCGAATACGAAACCCCACACAAAGAGAAGCTCATCACTCAAAAAAGCTTCATCGAGTCTTTAGCACTTCTTGCGTTTTGTCTTCTTATAGGCAACCTTGTAGCTGGCTTGATGAAAAGCGCAAACATCGGCTTTACCTTGCCTACATTTGTCTATTGTCTATTTACTGGCGTTATTTTAAGAAACGTGCTTTCAAGCCTTAAAATTTACCAAGTATTTGATAGAGAAGTCTCAGTTCTTGGCAATGTAAGCTTATCACTTTTCTTAGCTTTCGCGCTTATGACGATAAACCTTTGGCAGCTTGTAAGCCTTGCTCTTCCTATATTTACTATTCTTGTTTGTCAAGTCGCTTTAATGGCGGCGTACGCGATATTTGTGACATTTAGATTTTGCGGGCGTGACTATGACGCAGCTGTGCTCGCTGCTGGACACTGCGGATTTGGACTAGGCGCCACTCCGACAGCTATGGTAAATATGCAAACAGTGACAAACCACTACGGTATGAGCCACATGGCTTTCATCATCGTTCCGCTTTGTGGAGCGTTTTTTATCGATATCGTAAATGCACTAGTGATAAATGGATTTTTAAGCTTTCTTGGATAG
- a CDS encoding M48 family metallopeptidase: protein MAIKKTSVKLESFNVQITYKAVKYLRLKVTKDGLVLVSAPFFTSKQSIVNLVEKNRAWISGTLAKIQIPSDEIRFLGQAYKLKFDKNINYVSVEQGKIIAPNQKELDKFMLQKAKEIFEKYIKFYSPKINKPINHVSIKKMTTRWGSCNSKKGYINLNLNLIQKDERFIEYVVLHELTHLIYPHHQNSFYEFIQSLMPDYKSIEKL from the coding sequence ATGGCAATCAAAAAGACTAGTGTGAAACTTGAGAGTTTCAACGTCCAAATCACCTATAAAGCAGTCAAATATCTACGCCTAAAAGTCACAAAAGACGGATTAGTGCTAGTTAGTGCACCGTTTTTTACAAGCAAACAAAGCATTGTAAATTTAGTAGAAAAAAATAGAGCCTGGATATCTGGGACTCTTGCCAAAATCCAAATCCCAAGCGATGAAATCAGGTTTTTAGGGCAAGCTTACAAGCTTAAATTTGATAAAAATATAAATTACGTAAGTGTAGAGCAAGGCAAGATCATAGCTCCAAACCAAAAAGAACTAGATAAATTTATGCTCCAAAAAGCAAAAGAAATATTCGAAAAATATATAAAATTTTATTCACCAAAAATAAACAAACCAATAAACCACGTCAGTATCAAAAAAATGACTACTCGCTGGGGGAGTTGCAACTCCAAAAAAGGCTATATAAATTTAAATCTAAATTTAATCCAAAAAGATGAGAGATTTATCGAGTATGTCGTGCTTCACGAGCTTACTCACCTTATCTATCCACACCACCAAAACAGCTTTTATGAATTTATCCAAAGTCTAATGCCAGATTATAAATCAATAGAAAAATTATGA
- a CDS encoding MATE family efflux transporter: MNNLSLTRLATPIFFDMLLRTLTLIINTIMVAKVDVNLVGAMGAGNQIFNLFVTVFSFLSVGCSVVVAQSLGARNTNLASRAIHISLSFNAILGLVCASVIYFHTHLALELLQIPSAVIEESYSYLHTLSIALFLEAVGIVIAAIVRVKNFAFHIMLISAFMNVLTVIGNAIALFGFFDLPNYGLAGVGVSVIFARVVGVILLAYVLVKVAKIHIHFGLFFKFSKDIIAKILKVGLPSAGENLLWIGQYMVAFSFVASMGEQSLSVQTIYFQISMFIFLAATAISIANEIIVGHLVGAMEFDKAYKKAFDSLKIGALITWSVLFIFYLSREEIMNGLSLTDELKAIMRPLFTLSLVLESGRAFNIIMVNSLRASGDAKFPFVMGVLFMWGVSLPLGYLLGIHLGYGIIGVWIGFCADEWARALANTLRWKSRKWQSKRLV, translated from the coding sequence TTGAATAATCTTAGCCTAACTCGCCTTGCCACGCCTATATTTTTTGATATGCTTCTTCGCACGCTTACGCTCATCATCAACACAATCATGGTCGCAAAAGTAGATGTGAATCTAGTCGGAGCCATGGGCGCTGGAAACCAGATATTTAATCTTTTTGTAACTGTTTTTAGCTTTCTTAGTGTGGGCTGTAGCGTCGTTGTGGCTCAAAGTCTTGGAGCTAGAAACACCAATCTAGCCTCACGCGCAATCCACATAAGCCTTAGTTTTAACGCTATTTTGGGGCTAGTTTGTGCATCTGTGATCTACTTTCACACTCACCTCGCGCTTGAGCTTTTGCAGATCCCAAGTGCTGTGATAGAGGAGAGCTATAGCTATCTTCATACTCTTAGCATTGCGCTATTTTTAGAAGCTGTTGGCATAGTAATCGCAGCTATTGTGCGTGTTAAAAACTTTGCTTTTCACATCATGCTAATCTCTGCTTTTATGAATGTTTTGACTGTCATCGGCAATGCCATAGCGCTTTTTGGCTTTTTTGATCTACCAAATTACGGCCTAGCTGGAGTTGGGGTTTCGGTTATTTTTGCAAGAGTTGTTGGCGTGATTTTGCTAGCTTACGTACTTGTCAAAGTAGCCAAAATCCACATTCACTTTGGGCTATTTTTTAAATTTAGCAAAGACATAATAGCCAAAATCCTAAAAGTCGGGCTTCCAAGCGCTGGAGAAAATCTGCTCTGGATAGGTCAGTACATGGTCGCTTTTAGCTTCGTTGCTAGTATGGGCGAGCAAAGCCTAAGCGTGCAAACTATCTATTTTCAAATTTCGATGTTTATATTTTTAGCCGCGACTGCCATAAGCATAGCCAATGAAATCATAGTCGGGCATTTAGTGGGGGCTATGGAGTTTGACAAAGCCTACAAAAAGGCCTTTGATAGCCTAAAAATCGGCGCACTTATCACGTGGAGCGTGCTTTTTATATTTTATCTCAGCCGTGAAGAGATAATGAACGGCTTAAGCTTAACAGACGAGCTAAAAGCCATAATGCGACCACTTTTTACGCTCTCACTCGTACTTGAAAGTGGCAGGGCTTTTAATATAATTATGGTAAATTCCTTACGCGCTAGTGGGGACGCTAAGTTTCCTTTTGTCATGGGCGTTTTGTTTATGTGGGGCGTGAGTTTGCCTTTAGGCTATCTTTTGGGTATTCATTTGGGATACGGAATAATCGGCGTTTGGATAGGATTTTGCGCTGATGAGTGGGCAAGAGCTTTGGCAAACACTCTTAGGTGGAAAAGTAGAAAATGGCAATCAAAAAGACTAGTGTGA
- a CDS encoding sensor histidine kinase: MHQISSRRGLQALLRIAFYYLIFIALFFFCFWLVLGENFLKHIYIIIVVSLFLSMSLTYIAYEISAYQNKRIKDALIRKDRKLRKQTAKLRIKNAQLENLLSGISHEFKNPISVIKMSAQTLLNDADMHQNIKHKFTTKIISNSNKMNNILNRLRIGFGGDIEPHLSEFDARKLCLEVSSNLETNEQKIIINGEKTLKADYDMIYQVVLNLTQNALKYSKSDVQIDLNENGIFIKDSGEGIDEDELKLIQKKFYKSKVYDWNNSLGLGLYIVKIILKLHNFEFVVRSQKGVGSIFGFRDKISTAFRLKITDEALQVSKFE, from the coding sequence ATGCATCAAATCAGTTCGCGGCGAGGGCTACAAGCTTTGCTAAGAATAGCATTTTATTATCTAATATTCATCGCCCTATTTTTCTTTTGCTTTTGGCTTGTTTTGGGTGAAAATTTTCTTAAACATATCTATATTATCATCGTTGTAAGCCTGTTTTTATCCATGAGTCTGACCTATATAGCCTATGAAATTTCAGCTTATCAAAACAAGCGGATAAAAGATGCACTCATAAGAAAAGATAGAAAACTACGCAAGCAAACAGCAAAACTCAGGATAAAAAACGCGCAATTAGAAAATCTGCTAAGTGGGATAAGTCATGAGTTTAAAAATCCGATCTCAGTCATCAAAATGTCAGCTCAAACCCTCCTAAACGACGCCGATATGCATCAAAATATCAAGCATAAATTTACAACCAAAATCATATCAAATAGCAATAAAATGAATAATATCTTAAACAGATTAAGAATTGGTTTTGGTGGTGATATAGAGCCACATTTAAGCGAATTTGACGCTAGAAAACTTTGTCTTGAAGTATCTTCCAATCTTGAAACAAACGAGCAAAAAATCATCATAAACGGAGAAAAAACACTAAAGGCTGATTATGATATGATATATCAAGTCGTGCTAAATTTAACCCAAAACGCCCTAAAATACTCCAAATCCGATGTCCAAATCGATCTAAACGAAAACGGAATTTTCATCAAAGATAGTGGCGAAGGCATAGATGAAGATGAGCTAAAACTAATCCAAAAGAAATTTTACAAATCCAAAGTTTATGACTGGAACAACTCTTTAGGACTTGGACTATACATAGTCAAAATCATCTTAAAGCTTCATAATTTCGAGTTTGTCGTCCGCTCACAAAAGGGCGTGGGATCGATATTTGGCTTTAGAGACAAAATATCAACTGCTTTTAGACTCAAAATCACAGATGAAGCTTTGCAAGTGAGTAAATTTGAATAA